A window of Polaribacter litorisediminis contains these coding sequences:
- the rsgA gene encoding ribosome small subunit-dependent GTPase A codes for MIGIVYKSTGSWYFVKSADGEFHQCRMKGKLRLKGIKSTNPIAVGDKVVFDLEKKGDEETGVIKKILDRDNFIVRKSVNLSKQTHIIAANIDQVFLLITINNPPTFTAFIDRFLVSTRAYRIDTILVFNKIDSYEIEERAEILYLKDIYEAIGYRCIEVSATENKNIDKVKELMLGKTSMFVGHSGVGKTTLVNTIEPSLNLKTKEISEQHKQGQHTTTFAEMFDLSFDARIIDTPGIKGFGVVDIDKYELGDYFPEFFALKQDCKFNNCIHTKEPNCAVKEALEEDKISWSRYKSYLQILSGDEEKEHFRTDVWNEEDNE; via the coding sequence ATGATAGGAATCGTATATAAATCTACAGGAAGCTGGTATTTTGTAAAGTCTGCTGATGGAGAATTTCATCAATGTAGAATGAAAGGAAAACTTAGGTTAAAAGGAATTAAAAGCACCAATCCAATTGCCGTTGGTGATAAGGTTGTATTCGACTTAGAAAAAAAGGGAGATGAGGAAACCGGAGTTATCAAAAAAATTTTAGATCGAGATAATTTTATTGTCAGAAAATCGGTAAATCTTTCTAAACAAACGCATATCATCGCTGCCAATATAGACCAGGTTTTTTTACTAATCACCATCAACAATCCGCCAACATTTACCGCATTTATAGATCGGTTTTTGGTTTCTACTAGAGCTTACAGAATTGATACTATTTTAGTTTTTAATAAAATTGATTCCTATGAAATTGAAGAAAGAGCCGAAATTTTATATCTCAAAGATATTTACGAAGCCATTGGATACAGATGTATCGAAGTTTCTGCGACCGAAAATAAAAATATAGATAAAGTCAAAGAGTTAATGTTGGGTAAAACGTCCATGTTTGTTGGTCATTCTGGGGTAGGTAAAACTACTTTGGTCAATACCATTGAGCCTAGTTTAAATTTAAAAACAAAAGAAATTTCAGAGCAACACAAACAAGGGCAACATACAACAACCTTTGCAGAAATGTTCGATTTAAGTTTTGATGCTAGAATTATAGATACACCCGGCATTAAAGGGTTTGGAGTTGTGGATATCGATAAATATGAATTGGGAGATTATTTTCCAGAATTTTTTGCGTTGAAACAAGATTGTAAATTCAATAATTGTATCCATACAAAAGAGCCCAATTGTGCTGTAAAAGAAGCGTTAGAAGAAGATAAAATATCTTGGTCTCGTTACAAAAGTTATTTGCAAATTTTAAGTGGCGATGAAGAAAAAGAACATTTTAGAACCGATGTTTGGAACGAAGAAGATAATGAGTAA
- the dtd gene encoding D-aminoacyl-tRNA deacylase: protein MKTVLQRVAKASVTINQNKIADITNGMLVLVGIVNDDGQEDIDFLVRKIVNLRIFNDDKEVMNRSLKDTDGEVIVVSQFTLHASTKKGNRPSYIKAAKPEIAIPLYENFIETLEKELGKKVKTGQFGADMKVDLVNDGPVTILIDSKNKE from the coding sequence ATGAAAACCGTACTTCAAAGAGTCGCTAAGGCGAGCGTAACAATCAATCAAAATAAAATTGCCGATATTACAAATGGGATGCTTGTTTTAGTAGGAATTGTAAATGACGATGGGCAAGAAGATATTGATTTTTTAGTGCGAAAAATTGTAAATCTTCGAATTTTTAATGATGACAAAGAAGTAATGAATAGGTCATTAAAAGATACAGATGGAGAAGTAATTGTGGTCAGTCAGTTTACATTACATGCCTCCACAAAAAAAGGAAATAGGCCAAGTTATATAAAAGCAGCAAAACCAGAAATTGCCATTCCGTTGTATGAAAACTTTATTGAAACATTAGAAAAAGAATTGGGTAAAAAAGTGAAAACAGGCCAATTTGGCGCAGATATGAAAGTTGATTTAGTCAATGACGGTCCTGTTACAATTCTTATCGATTCAAAAAATAAAGAATAA
- a CDS encoding TatD family hydrolase gives MLYFDVHTHRFSADKKVFSIVNRYPNSTDFSKPFSIGIHPYYLHKENIEIELLQVAEKLQHKNCFALGECGLDKGIKVDFELQKFVFKKQIQLSEKYQKPLIIHCVKAFQEIIVFKNELKPKQTWILHGFSKNLQVAQSLLKNGIILSIGAASIKNKKLQEVLLQIPIDAMFIETDDAGFEVLEIYQKIAFLKKMKLEELQQKIEHNFKRIFKR, from the coding sequence ATGCTGTATTTTGACGTGCATACACATAGATTTTCTGCGGATAAGAAAGTTTTTTCTATCGTAAACAGGTACCCAAATTCAACAGATTTTTCGAAACCTTTTTCAATCGGAATCCATCCCTATTATCTTCATAAAGAAAATATTGAAATCGAACTTTTACAAGTAGCAGAAAAACTACAACATAAAAATTGTTTTGCCTTAGGAGAATGTGGCTTGGATAAAGGCATCAAGGTTGATTTTGAACTTCAGAAGTTTGTGTTTAAAAAACAGATTCAACTCTCAGAAAAATATCAGAAACCACTCATTATTCATTGTGTAAAAGCTTTCCAAGAAATCATTGTTTTTAAGAACGAATTAAAACCAAAACAAACTTGGATTTTACATGGATTCAGTAAGAATTTACAAGTTGCGCAAAGTTTACTTAAAAATGGAATTATTTTATCAATTGGCGCAGCAAGTATCAAAAATAAAAAATTACAAGAAGTTTTGTTGCAAATACCGATCGATGCTATGTTCATAGAAACCGATGATGCTGGTTTTGAAGTTCTAGAAATTTATCAGAAAATAGCATTCTTAAAAAAAATGAAACTTGAAGAGCTTCAACAAAAAATAGAACATAATTTTAAACGTATTTTTAAAAGATGA
- a CDS encoding tRNA threonylcarbamoyladenosine dehydratase yields MRWLERTELLVQKEGLDALKKANILIVGLGGVGSYAAEFIARAGVQKMTIVDGDFFDETNKNRQLPALDSTIGKSKAKVLAARLKDINKDISLTVLEEFLSPERAYEIVSKEFDYVLDCIDSITPKVNLIVAARRKKVKIISSMGAGGKLDATKIKVKDISKTKNCSMARVLRKRLKERKVDKGVKAVYSDEMQISKSVKITDGTNFKKSYYGTISYIPAAFGLQAAAHVINVLLKKH; encoded by the coding sequence ATGAGATGGTTAGAGCGCACAGAATTATTGGTGCAAAAAGAAGGACTAGATGCTTTAAAAAAAGCGAATATTCTAATAGTTGGTTTAGGTGGCGTTGGCTCTTATGCAGCGGAATTTATAGCAAGAGCAGGCGTACAAAAAATGACGATTGTAGATGGCGATTTTTTTGACGAAACGAATAAAAATAGGCAGTTACCAGCGTTAGATTCTACCATTGGTAAATCGAAGGCAAAGGTGTTGGCAGCAAGATTAAAAGACATCAACAAAGATATTTCGCTGACAGTTTTAGAAGAATTTTTATCACCAGAAAGAGCCTACGAAATTGTTTCTAAAGAGTTCGATTATGTGTTAGATTGTATCGATAGCATTACACCAAAAGTAAATTTAATAGTGGCAGCAAGAAGAAAGAAAGTAAAGATAATTTCTTCGATGGGAGCAGGAGGAAAGTTAGATGCAACGAAAATTAAAGTAAAAGATATTAGCAAAACAAAAAATTGTAGCATGGCTAGAGTGTTGCGTAAAAGGTTGAAAGAAAGAAAAGTAGATAAGGGCGTAAAAGCTGTATATTCTGATGAAATGCAAATTTCAAAAAGTGTAAAAATTACAGATGGTACTAATTTCAAAAAGTCTTATTACGGCACTATTAGTTATATACCAGCCGCTTTTGGCCTGCAAGCAGCAGCTCATGTTATTAATGTTTTGTTAAAAAAGCACTAG
- a CDS encoding YceI family protein, whose translation MKKIILALVVVASVLTACKGEKKEKVETEKAKVVDINVADLDNVNITESVLNWKGTKPGGAHNGTVSIQKGGLLLNNGTLVGGQFTFDMNSIKNLDMAGEEGAAKIEGHLKAADFFDVATYPTSKFVITKVAKENGKLLVTGNLQIKDVTKSITIPAMISTEGGITTFKSETFNINRADFNVKYGSKSFFDNLKDKFIDDLIEMSFEVKTKA comes from the coding sequence ATGAAAAAAATAATTTTAGCCCTAGTGGTTGTGGCATCAGTGTTAACTGCATGTAAAGGAGAGAAAAAAGAAAAAGTTGAAACTGAAAAAGCAAAAGTAGTAGATATAAACGTTGCAGATTTAGATAACGTAAATATCACAGAGTCTGTGTTAAATTGGAAAGGAACCAAGCCTGGAGGTGCTCATAACGGAACGGTATCTATTCAAAAAGGTGGATTATTATTAAACAATGGTACTTTGGTAGGAGGACAGTTTACGTTTGATATGAATTCCATTAAAAATTTAGACATGGCTGGTGAAGAGGGCGCAGCGAAAATAGAAGGTCACTTAAAAGCTGCAGACTTTTTTGATGTAGCAACGTATCCAACTTCTAAATTTGTGATTACAAAGGTTGCAAAAGAAAACGGAAAATTATTAGTTACAGGTAATTTACAGATTAAAGATGTAACTAAGAGCATTACAATTCCTGCAATGATTTCTACAGAAGGCGGGATTACTACATTTAAAAGCGAAACCTTTAATATCAACAGAGCAGATTTTAATGTAAAATATGGTTCTAAATCATTTTTCGATAATTTAAAGGATAAATTTATTGATGATTTAATCGAAATGTCTTTTGAAGTAAAAACAAAAGCGTAA
- a CDS encoding DUF3857 domain-containing protein translates to MFKKKFPKILFILFLYAFIGYSQRADLNVFSIPAELKENANAVVRYNSIEIFIEDFDEMLVSEKMIVTVFNKLGNSDAAIEERYDNHTKITNLSALIYDAFGNEIKKFKERDFLDVSAVDGGTLYSDSRVKYVNYTPVSYPYTLVFESEYKTSTTGFIPTWFPVNGYYVSVEKSSYKINNPKKNAWRKKETHFDSFKIEKTETETSLEYVLKNQQALEYENSSISSRDILPILKVALNKFSLDGVHGEFTNWLEFGKWMHEALIKNQDIIDEKTKIKILELVEGVTDPIEKAKIVYAYMQNKTRYISVQVGIGGWQPIAANIVDEVGYGDCKGLTNYTKALLDVVGVSSYFTLVYADEKRNIDKDFSSFQGNHAILNIPNKEKDIWLECTSQTMPFGFLGDFTDDRDVLVVKPEGGFIKRTAIYKDEINLQTTLAKIELTPKGNVIASLNRVSKGLQYDDKSYLDTFTEEELIKNYKSRTWSYNNNLEINSHHLTNDKENIVFTENLEVSIANYAAVNDTEYLFRVNIFNAENEVPKRYRDRNLPLKISSGYKDVDEYIIKFPENYTLNYTPENKELATKFGTYKISFKIKDERTLSYKKEIVIKEGVYPKEDYTKYRSFRRSIAKAENLRVALTKK, encoded by the coding sequence ATGTTTAAAAAAAAGTTCCCCAAAATATTATTTATATTATTTCTCTATGCTTTTATTGGCTACTCTCAACGTGCAGATTTAAATGTATTCTCAATTCCTGCTGAATTAAAAGAAAATGCAAATGCTGTTGTTAGATACAATTCGATAGAAATTTTTATAGAAGATTTCGATGAAATGTTGGTTTCTGAAAAAATGATAGTCACTGTTTTTAATAAATTGGGCAATTCAGATGCAGCAATTGAAGAGCGTTATGATAATCATACAAAAATTACAAATCTCTCTGCGCTTATTTATGATGCTTTTGGAAACGAAATTAAAAAATTTAAAGAAAGAGATTTTTTAGATGTAAGTGCTGTAGATGGTGGAACCTTGTATTCGGATTCTAGAGTAAAATATGTGAATTATACACCAGTTTCATATCCTTACACATTGGTTTTTGAAAGCGAATATAAAACATCTACAACAGGTTTTATTCCAACTTGGTTTCCTGTAAATGGTTATTATGTTTCTGTTGAAAAAAGTAGTTATAAAATAAATAATCCAAAAAAAAATGCTTGGCGAAAAAAAGAAACTCATTTTGATAGTTTTAAAATTGAGAAAACTGAAACGGAAACATCCTTAGAGTACGTTTTAAAAAATCAGCAAGCTTTAGAATATGAAAATAGCTCAATATCATCTAGAGATATTTTACCAATACTTAAAGTAGCTTTGAATAAATTTAGTTTAGATGGTGTTCATGGCGAGTTCACAAACTGGCTAGAGTTTGGTAAATGGATGCATGAAGCACTCATAAAAAATCAAGATATTATAGACGAAAAAACGAAAATTAAAATATTAGAATTAGTAGAAGGAGTCACAGACCCGATTGAAAAAGCCAAAATTGTGTATGCTTATATGCAAAATAAAACACGTTATATTAGTGTTCAAGTTGGTATTGGTGGTTGGCAACCTATTGCGGCTAATATAGTAGATGAAGTTGGTTATGGAGATTGTAAAGGATTAACAAATTACACAAAAGCTTTGTTAGATGTTGTAGGTGTTTCCTCTTATTTTACGTTGGTTTATGCTGATGAAAAAAGAAATATAGATAAAGATTTTTCATCTTTTCAGGGAAATCATGCAATTTTAAACATCCCAAATAAAGAAAAAGATATTTGGTTAGAATGCACAAGCCAAACAATGCCATTTGGTTTTTTAGGCGATTTTACGGATGATAGAGATGTTTTAGTAGTAAAACCTGAAGGTGGTTTTATTAAAAGAACAGCTATTTATAAAGATGAAATTAACCTTCAAACAACACTTGCTAAAATTGAACTAACTCCAAAAGGTAATGTGATTGCTTCTCTAAATAGGGTTTCTAAAGGTTTGCAATATGATGATAAATCATACCTGGATACTTTTACAGAAGAGGAGTTGATAAAAAATTATAAATCTAGAACTTGGAGTTATAATAATAATTTAGAAATAAACTCTCATCATTTAACAAATGATAAAGAAAATATTGTTTTCACAGAAAATTTAGAAGTTTCCATTGCAAATTATGCCGCTGTAAATGATACTGAATATTTATTTAGAGTAAATATTTTTAATGCAGAAAATGAGGTGCCAAAAAGATATAGAGATAGAAATTTACCCTTAAAAATTAGCAGTGGCTATAAAGATGTAGATGAATATATTATTAAATTTCCTGAAAATTATACATTAAATTATACTCCAGAAAATAAAGAATTAGCTACCAAATTCGGAACGTATAAAATCAGCTTTAAAATTAAAGATGAACGCACACTTTCATACAAAAAAGAGATTGTAATTAAAGAAGGGGTGTATCCAAAAGAAGATTATACAAAGTATAGAAGTTTTAGAAGAAGTATCGCAAAAGCAGAAAATTTAAGAGTAGCACTCACAAAAAAATAA